One window of Xanthomonas sp. 10-10 genomic DNA carries:
- a CDS encoding nuclear transport factor 2 family protein has translation MQGSIRWWQWGLVLAWMALLAGCARPAPEQRLRQTVAQMQAAIEARDVGKAMQPVAADFVGEHGLDAAGLRRLLQLQLLGNRKIGVTLGPVDVQLQGTTATASFTALVTGGDGRWLPEQAQTYQLTTGWRLQGGDWQLYHAQWAPAGR, from the coding sequence ATGCAGGGCAGTATTCGTTGGTGGCAGTGGGGACTGGTGCTCGCATGGATGGCGCTGCTTGCCGGGTGCGCGCGGCCGGCGCCGGAGCAGCGGTTGCGCCAGACCGTGGCGCAGATGCAGGCGGCGATCGAGGCGCGCGATGTCGGCAAGGCGATGCAGCCGGTAGCGGCTGATTTCGTGGGCGAGCACGGCCTGGATGCCGCCGGCCTGCGCCGCCTGCTGCAACTGCAACTGCTGGGCAACCGCAAGATCGGCGTCACCCTGGGACCGGTGGACGTGCAACTGCAAGGCACAACCGCCACTGCCAGCTTCACCGCGCTGGTCACCGGGGGCGATGGCCGCTGGCTGCCCGAGCAGGCGCAGACCTATCAGCTGACCACCGGTTGGCGTCTGCAGGGCGGCGACTGGCAGCTCTACCACGCGCAGTGGGCGCCGGCAGGCCGGTAG
- the acnA gene encoding aconitate hydratase AcnA: protein MSDSFSTRTSFEVHGKRYDYYSLPKLGERFDIAHLPYSMKILLENLLRHEDGGVTVGKDHIEAVAKWDPKAEPDIEIAFMPARVVLQDFTGVPCVVDLAAMRDAVVKLGGNADQINPQIPSELVIDHSVQVDVFGSADALDLNGKIEFQRNQERYGFLRWGQKAFENFKVVPPNTGIVHQVNLENLARVVMSADKDGTRIAYPDTVFGTDSHTTMINGIGVLGWGVGGIEAEAAMLGQPSSMLIPQVVGFKLSGKLPEGATATDLVLTVTQMLRKAGVVGKFVEFFGEGLQHLPLADRATIGNMAPEYGATCGIFPVDEESLTYLRLSGRSEEQIALVEAYAKAQGLWHDANTPPAQYSATLELDMGEVKPSLAGPKRPQDRVLLEDMQSNYRESLKPFAEARSKRLGDIKQEDRLKNEGGGGTAVGAKASQAEASNDSGAGWQLRDGSVVIAAITSCTNTSNPAVMLGAGLLARNAAAKGLKAQPWVKTSLGPGSRVVTDYLSKAGVLADLEKLGFYVVGYGCTTCIGNSGPLPDDVSAAIAKDDLVVSSVLSGNRNFEGRVHPEVKMNYLASPPLVVAYAIAGTTDIDLTTDPLGTGSDGQPVYLRDIWPSNKEIGDTIAATVGPEMFKQNYADVFKGDSRWNTIASPDGALYEWDAASTYIKNPPYFDGMTMQVGNVDDVHGARIMGLFGDSITTDHISPAGNIKKDSPAGRFLQERGVQPADFNSYGSRRGNDDVMVRGTFANIRIKNLMFGGEEGGNTLYYGKDGAAPEKLAIYDAAVKYKADGVPLVVLAGKEYGTGSSRDWAAKGTNLLGVKAVIAESFERIHRSNLVGMGVLPLQFLENENAQTLGLDGSEVLDITGLQDGASRRATVDARKSDGSVKQFQVKVLLLTPKEVEYFKHGGLLQYVLRQLAARKAA from the coding sequence ATGAGCGATTCCTTTTCCACCCGCACCTCATTCGAGGTCCACGGCAAGCGTTACGATTATTACAGCCTGCCCAAACTGGGCGAGCGCTTTGATATCGCCCACCTGCCCTACTCGATGAAGATCCTGCTGGAGAATCTGCTCCGGCACGAAGACGGCGGCGTGACCGTCGGCAAGGACCATATCGAAGCGGTCGCCAAGTGGGACCCCAAGGCAGAGCCCGATATCGAAATCGCCTTCATGCCCGCGCGCGTGGTGCTGCAGGACTTCACCGGCGTGCCGTGCGTGGTCGACCTGGCCGCGATGCGCGATGCCGTGGTCAAGCTCGGCGGCAACGCCGACCAGATCAACCCGCAGATTCCCTCCGAGCTGGTCATCGACCACTCGGTGCAGGTGGATGTGTTCGGCTCGGCCGATGCGCTCGACCTCAACGGCAAGATCGAATTCCAGCGCAACCAGGAACGCTACGGCTTCCTGCGCTGGGGCCAGAAGGCGTTCGAAAACTTCAAGGTGGTGCCGCCCAACACCGGCATCGTCCACCAGGTGAACCTGGAAAACCTGGCGCGCGTGGTGATGAGCGCGGACAAGGACGGTACCCGGATCGCGTATCCGGACACCGTATTCGGCACCGACAGCCACACCACCATGATCAACGGCATCGGCGTACTGGGCTGGGGCGTGGGCGGCATCGAGGCCGAGGCTGCAATGCTGGGGCAGCCCTCGTCCATGCTGATTCCGCAGGTGGTCGGCTTCAAGCTCAGCGGCAAGCTGCCCGAGGGCGCCACCGCCACCGACCTGGTGCTGACCGTCACCCAGATGCTGCGCAAGGCCGGCGTGGTCGGCAAGTTCGTCGAGTTCTTCGGTGAGGGACTGCAGCACCTGCCGCTGGCCGACCGCGCCACCATCGGCAACATGGCACCGGAATACGGCGCCACCTGCGGCATCTTCCCGGTCGACGAGGAGTCGCTGACCTACCTGCGCCTGTCCGGCCGCAGCGAGGAGCAGATTGCGCTGGTGGAAGCCTACGCAAAGGCGCAGGGCCTGTGGCACGACGCAAATACCCCGCCGGCGCAGTACAGCGCCACGCTGGAGCTGGACATGGGCGAGGTCAAGCCGTCGCTGGCTGGCCCCAAGCGTCCGCAGGACCGCGTGCTGCTGGAAGACATGCAGTCCAATTACCGCGAGAGCCTCAAGCCGTTTGCCGAGGCGCGCAGCAAGCGGTTGGGCGACATCAAGCAGGAAGATCGCCTGAAGAACGAAGGCGGTGGCGGCACCGCGGTCGGCGCCAAGGCCTCGCAAGCCGAAGCGTCCAACGACAGCGGCGCCGGCTGGCAGCTGCGCGATGGCTCGGTGGTCATTGCGGCCATCACCTCCTGCACCAACACCTCCAACCCGGCAGTGATGCTGGGCGCCGGCCTGCTTGCGCGTAACGCGGCGGCCAAGGGGCTGAAGGCGCAACCGTGGGTGAAGACCTCGCTCGGGCCGGGCTCGCGCGTGGTCACCGATTACCTGAGCAAGGCCGGGGTGCTGGCCGATCTGGAAAAACTCGGTTTCTACGTGGTCGGCTACGGCTGCACCACCTGCATTGGCAACTCCGGCCCGCTGCCGGACGATGTGTCTGCGGCGATCGCCAAGGACGATCTGGTGGTGTCTTCGGTGTTGTCGGGCAACCGCAATTTCGAAGGCCGCGTGCATCCCGAAGTGAAGATGAACTACCTGGCCTCGCCGCCGCTGGTGGTGGCGTATGCGATCGCCGGTACCACCGACATCGACCTCACCACCGACCCGCTGGGCACCGGTAGCGACGGGCAGCCGGTGTATCTGCGCGACATCTGGCCGAGCAACAAGGAAATCGGCGACACCATCGCCGCCACCGTCGGCCCGGAGATGTTCAAGCAGAACTACGCCGACGTGTTCAAGGGCGACAGCCGCTGGAACACCATCGCCTCGCCCGATGGCGCGCTGTACGAGTGGGATGCCGCATCCACCTACATCAAGAACCCGCCCTATTTCGACGGCATGACCATGCAGGTGGGCAACGTGGACGACGTGCACGGCGCGCGCATCATGGGCCTGTTCGGCGACTCGATCACCACCGACCACATCTCCCCGGCCGGCAACATCAAGAAGGATTCGCCTGCAGGCCGCTTCCTGCAGGAGCGCGGCGTGCAACCGGCCGACTTCAACAGCTACGGCAGCCGCCGTGGCAACGACGACGTGATGGTGCGCGGCACCTTCGCCAACATCCGCATCAAGAACCTGATGTTCGGCGGCGAAGAAGGCGGCAACACGCTGTATTACGGAAAAGACGGCGCGGCGCCGGAAAAGCTGGCGATCTACGATGCGGCAGTGAAGTACAAGGCCGACGGCGTGCCGCTGGTGGTGCTGGCCGGCAAGGAATACGGCACCGGCTCCTCGCGCGACTGGGCGGCCAAGGGCACCAACCTGCTCGGGGTCAAGGCGGTGATCGCCGAGAGCTTCGAGCGCATCCATCGCTCCAACCTGGTCGGCATGGGCGTGCTGCCGCTGCAGTTCCTGGAGAACGAGAACGCCCAGACCCTGGGTCTGGATGGCTCGGAGGTCTTGGACATCACCGGCCTGCAGGACGGCGCCAGCCGTCGCGCCACCGTGGACGCCAGAAAGTCCGACGGCAGCGTCAAGCAATTCCAGGTCAAGGTGCTGCTGCTGACGCCCAAGGAAGTGGAGTACTTCAAGCACGGTGGTCTGTTGCAGTACGTGCTGCGTCAACTGGCTGCACGCAAGGCGGCGTAA
- a CDS encoding AbrB/MazE/SpoVT family DNA-binding domain-containing protein, producing MEATVAERGQITLPKAVRDALGLTKGTTLKIELDGGRIILRKDVSEALRKVRGKFRLVDGLTSTDEAMRAIRGRAPGDPFDP from the coding sequence ATGGAAGCCACCGTTGCCGAACGCGGACAGATCACGCTGCCCAAGGCCGTGCGCGATGCCCTGGGCCTGACCAAGGGCACCACCCTCAAGATCGAACTCGATGGTGGCCGCATCATCTTGCGTAAAGATGTCAGCGAGGCGCTGCGCAAGGTGCGCGGCAAGTTCAGGCTTGTCGATGGCCTGACCAGCACCGACGAGGCCATGCGCGCCATTCGCGGCCGCGCGCCGGGGGATCCGTTCGACCCATGA
- a CDS encoding type II toxin-antitoxin system VapC family toxin, which translates to MIALDSSVLLDILIGDPVYGEVSEICIGDALARDEVVVCDAVVAEVLAMLDTQVDLMETLASIGVRYEATQEAAAVRAGHMNKRFRARGGKRERVVADFLIGAHAMLQCDGLITRDEGFFRDYFKGLKITVPKPVA; encoded by the coding sequence ATGATCGCCCTGGATTCCTCCGTGCTGCTGGACATTCTCATCGGCGACCCGGTGTATGGCGAGGTGTCGGAAATCTGCATTGGCGATGCACTGGCACGCGACGAGGTGGTGGTCTGCGATGCGGTGGTCGCCGAAGTGCTGGCCATGCTCGACACCCAGGTCGACCTGATGGAAACCCTGGCTTCGATCGGGGTGCGTTACGAAGCCACCCAGGAAGCGGCGGCGGTACGCGCCGGCCATATGAACAAGCGCTTCCGCGCACGCGGCGGCAAGCGCGAGCGGGTGGTGGCGGATTTTCTGATCGGCGCCCACGCGATGCTCCAGTGCGACGGGTTGATCACCCGCGACGAGGGCTTCTTTCGCGACTACTTCAAGGGTTTGAAGATCACCGTCCCCAAGCCCGTTGCCTGA